One segment of Shewanella piezotolerans WP3 DNA contains the following:
- a CDS encoding AAA family ATPase, producing MIIDTLKLTNFRSFEDFELQFDPRLTVLIARNGAGKSSVLDAVATNLGQFLTRLPGVSGHNPKDTDFLVFPDGQKPAYMRIYCRATNGVEWDRTERRDQTKKTLSSIPEGVGIKRLHEYVDQFVDAHNEGGKYDLPIFIYYGTGRGVFDIPQRKRGFSKKFPRFESLSGALESRTNFKRFVEYFYYLEDKESRLQKEQRSFDIEVPELKSIRNAVSKMMPEFRNPRTIAPAGLMVDWLHDDETRELKIEQLSDGYRTTLAMVMDIAARMAEANPFMEDPLQTRGMILIDEVDLHLHPEWQREFLPKLINTFPKAQFVVTTHSPFIIQSVKTGKLVDLDQEDPEDSPSLEKELSVEDIVEDFMGLEGIQRSAKFNERMELADEYYRLLDAGVDRESIKVQKIEKRLDEIEDLFGDSPVESALLKSERRTKESKV from the coding sequence GTGATAATTGACACGTTAAAACTCACAAACTTTCGCTCTTTTGAAGACTTTGAGCTGCAATTTGATCCGAGGCTCACCGTGTTAATTGCCCGTAATGGTGCTGGTAAGTCTAGCGTACTGGATGCCGTAGCTACAAACTTAGGTCAGTTTCTCACTCGGTTACCAGGTGTTTCAGGACATAACCCTAAAGATACTGATTTTTTGGTATTCCCGGATGGTCAAAAGCCTGCCTATATGCGAATTTACTGTCGTGCCACTAATGGTGTCGAATGGGATCGTACCGAGCGTCGAGATCAAACAAAAAAAACTCTGAGTAGCATTCCTGAAGGTGTAGGCATAAAGCGCCTACACGAATACGTTGATCAATTCGTTGATGCTCATAATGAAGGTGGTAAATACGATCTTCCAATTTTTATCTACTATGGTACCGGACGGGGAGTGTTCGATATTCCTCAAAGAAAGCGAGGGTTTAGTAAAAAATTTCCCCGCTTTGAGTCTTTGTCGGGCGCATTAGAGAGTCGCACTAATTTTAAGCGGTTTGTCGAATACTTTTATTATTTAGAAGATAAGGAAAGCAGGCTGCAAAAAGAACAGCGGTCTTTCGATATAGAAGTGCCAGAATTGAAGTCTATCCGGAATGCAGTAAGCAAAATGATGCCGGAGTTCCGTAACCCTAGAACTATCGCTCCTGCAGGCCTTATGGTTGATTGGTTACACGATGATGAAACCAGAGAGCTTAAAATTGAGCAGTTAAGTGATGGATATCGTACTACTTTAGCAATGGTAATGGATATTGCTGCTCGAATGGCTGAAGCTAACCCTTTCATGGAAGATCCACTTCAGACCAGAGGTATGATTCTAATTGATGAGGTTGACCTTCATTTACACCCGGAATGGCAACGAGAATTCTTACCTAAACTCATTAATACTTTTCCAAAAGCTCAGTTTGTGGTTACAACACATTCACCCTTCATTATTCAGTCTGTTAAAACTGGAAAGTTAGTGGACCTAGATCAAGAAGATCCAGAGGATAGTCCATCTTTAGAAAAAGAGCTTAGCGTCGAAGATATTGTTGAAGACTTCATGGGTCTTGAGGGGATACAGCGTAGCGCAAAGTTCAATGAACGAATGGAGTTAGCGGATGAGTATTATAGGCTACTTGACGCGGGAGTTGATCGGGAGTCTATAAAAGTGCAAAAAATAGAAAAGAGGTTGGATGAGATAGAGGACTTATTTGGTGATAGCCCTGTAGAGAGCGCACTTCTGAAGTCAGAGCGCCGAACAAAAGAGAGTAAAGTATGA
- a CDS encoding IS3-like element ISSpi4 family transposase (programmed frameshift) — protein MTKRTRRLFSAEFKLESAQLVLDQNYSIVEAAQAMNVGKSTMDKWVRQLREERQGKQPKASPISPEQIEIRELKKQLARLQEHNEIFKKSHSSVDVGLTEQFLIIEKLRQSYSIKTLCEVFSIHRSSYKYWRKRPITINADKVKLRSLVSEVHTASNGSAGARTVADMVSQQGISLSRYRATKLMKELGIVSCQVPKHRYRKATLEHIEIPNHLGRQFAVTAPNEVWVGDVTYVWAGNRWMYLAVVIDLFARKVIGWAMSLSPDSRLTGKALSMAYEGRGKPKGVMLHSDQGTHYTSRRYRQLLWRYQLKQSLSRRGNCWDNSPMERFFRSLKTEWIPPIGYRSFAEAQQEITRYIIGYYCQLRPHQYNGGLTPNESERLFWLNSKIVANIS, from the exons ATGACGAAACGTACAAGAAGACTTTTTAGCGCAGAATTCAAACTTGAATCAGCTCAATTAGTGCTAGATCAAAATTACTCAATTGTTGAAGCCGCTCAAGCTATGAACGTGGGTAAATCGACCATGGATAAGTGGGTTCGGCAATTAAGAGAAGAGCGACAAGGTAAGCAACCTAAAGCATCACCTATATCACCAGAACAAATTGAAATTCGAGAGTTAAAAAAGCAACTAGCTCGCCTCCAGGAGCACAACGAAATAT TTAAAAAAAGCCACAGCTCTGTTGATGTCGGACTCACTGAACAATTCTTAATAATTGAGAAACTCAGGCAGAGCTACAGCATAAAAACATTATGCGAAGTGTTCAGTATTCATCGTAGTAGTTACAAGTATTGGAGAAAACGGCCAATAACCATAAACGCAGATAAAGTAAAGCTTCGAAGTCTAGTTAGCGAAGTACATACTGCAAGTAACGGCTCGGCAGGAGCTAGGACGGTTGCAGATATGGTTAGCCAGCAAGGTATCTCGTTAAGCCGTTATCGCGCCACTAAGCTGATGAAGGAGCTTGGTATAGTGAGTTGTCAGGTACCTAAGCACAGATACCGAAAAGCGACACTAGAGCACATCGAAATCCCTAATCACCTAGGTCGACAATTCGCTGTCACCGCTCCGAATGAAGTTTGGGTTGGTGATGTCACCTACGTGTGGGCAGGTAACCGCTGGATGTACTTAGCGGTTGTGATTGATCTATTTGCTCGTAAAGTCATTGGCTGGGCTATGTCGTTATCACCTGATAGCCGTTTAACGGGCAAAGCGCTTTCGATGGCCTATGAAGGTCGTGGAAAACCTAAAGGTGTTATGCTCCATAGCGATCAAGGGACTCACTATACAAGCAGAAGATATCGACAACTATTATGGCGATATCAGCTCAAGCAAAGTTTATCTCGACGTGGGAACTGTTGGGATAATAGTCCAATGGAACGCTTTTTTAGGAGCCTTAAGACAGAATGGATACCACCAATAGGGTATCGTAGCTTTGCTGAAGCTCAGCAAGAAATTACACGATACATAATTGGATATTATTGTCAGCTTCGCCCGCACCAATATAACGGCGGACTGACACCTAATGAATCAGAACGATTGTTTTGGTTAAACTCTAAGATCGTGGCCAATATTAGTTGA
- a CDS encoding ImmA/IrrE family metallo-endopeptidase: MIKEKHGAAEAEYLLEELEINTLPIIPKEVVKAIDSEHYRVVLEPQSFKSESILGKAEGNNDGALIYVNANIKDEGRYNFTVAHELGHVVLHIMNRKKLSFECGKDAFKSYYNDPSEREANGFASGLLMPKQLISPLTDGDINWRNISTIKRECKTSLEASFRRLCSLSHEPAALVIHKKDRFHRFASSEQFDFYIEQIPLTIDKKDLCSNGLADELFAEFEEMDASDWVNPCKKGLTIDRIYASSISLANDITYTLLKYDDDCLSDSNE, encoded by the coding sequence GTGATTAAAGAAAAGCATGGAGCGGCTGAGGCGGAATACTTGTTGGAGGAATTAGAAATAAATACTCTTCCTATAATTCCTAAGGAAGTGGTAAAAGCTATTGACTCGGAGCATTACAGAGTTGTATTAGAGCCTCAGTCTTTCAAATCAGAATCAATTCTTGGAAAAGCTGAAGGTAATAATGATGGTGCTTTAATATACGTTAACGCGAATATAAAAGACGAAGGTCGTTATAATTTTACTGTTGCACATGAGTTAGGCCATGTTGTCTTGCACATCATGAACCGTAAAAAATTATCTTTCGAGTGCGGTAAAGATGCTTTTAAAAGCTACTACAATGATCCATCGGAAAGAGAGGCGAACGGCTTTGCTTCAGGGTTGTTGATGCCAAAGCAATTAATATCTCCATTAACTGATGGGGATATTAACTGGCGAAATATAAGTACAATTAAGCGGGAATGTAAGACTTCTTTAGAGGCTAGTTTCAGGCGACTTTGTAGTTTATCGCATGAACCTGCTGCTTTAGTTATTCATAAAAAAGATAGATTTCACAGGTTTGCTTCATCCGAGCAGTTTGATTTTTATATTGAGCAAATACCTTTAACCATTGATAAAAAAGATCTATGTTCTAATGGCTTAGCTGATGAGTTGTTTGCTGAATTTGAAGAGATGGACGCGTCAGATTGGGTGAATCCATGTAAAAAGGGTCTTACAATAGATAGGATTTATGCCAGCTCAATTTCACTTGCGAACGATATTACATACACATTACTTAAGTATGATGATGATTGTTTATCAGACTCAAATGAGTGA
- a CDS encoding alpha/beta hydrolase family protein → MSLVKNILGFTALAILPLATQAITVEEFSKHPQFYDVKISPDGKHLAVLINTEGRKTLAFLETESKKLTYAVPASKRDQAGNYYWVNNERVVAQVQQVSGRFERPGSAGELFAVNYDGKKSKMIFGYRAKKGIAYSAYGGFLLDNLEGDDRHILIQKRELNQSGNAKPRAVKLNVYTGKERRVKTAPMAYGGFLVDHSGTPRFSAGTDEEHVTHVYYTEGKGEDWQKFGEEIKGEYYPLGFAEDNNTVYVTKSSNGGPMGLYEYDITTKKSTLLYQSQLASPSPLSVDLNQVYGIRVDEDYPSFHFLNKDSLESKLHQKLVASFNGDTVRITSMTADRGKAVLHVSGDRNPGEFYLYDTKTNKAEHMLSSRNWLDKSKLAPTEPFRIKTPDGLVLNGYMTLPLGKSNNLPTVVIPHGGPHARDYWGYNADAQLLASRGYAVVQVNFRGSSGYGQAFKEAGYTQWGAKIQDDILLATKYAVQTGVADKERLCIYGVSFGGYSALQASIKEPDTFKCSIGYVGVYDLPMLYEEGDMTDATWGEAYLDKTLGTNEAELIAQSPVHNIDKLKAPVLIVHGEDDNRAHFEHALALRDALDEHKHPYEWLVKDKEGHGFYKEENIIEANHKILAFLDKYIGH, encoded by the coding sequence GTGTCTCTAGTCAAAAATATTCTCGGTTTCACCGCGTTAGCAATACTGCCGCTCGCTACACAAGCGATAACGGTTGAAGAATTTTCCAAACATCCACAATTTTATGATGTCAAAATTTCTCCAGATGGTAAGCACCTTGCTGTATTAATTAATACCGAAGGGCGTAAGACGTTAGCTTTTCTTGAAACAGAGTCAAAAAAGCTTACTTATGCTGTTCCTGCCAGCAAACGAGATCAAGCGGGCAATTACTATTGGGTGAACAACGAAAGGGTGGTGGCGCAAGTACAGCAGGTCAGCGGCCGATTTGAGAGGCCAGGCAGTGCCGGAGAATTGTTTGCTGTGAACTACGATGGTAAAAAAAGTAAGATGATTTTTGGCTATCGGGCAAAAAAAGGTATTGCATACAGTGCATATGGTGGTTTTTTGCTGGATAACCTTGAAGGAGATGACAGGCATATTTTGATCCAAAAGCGGGAATTGAACCAAAGTGGCAACGCTAAGCCTAGGGCAGTAAAGCTAAACGTATACACAGGCAAGGAAAGACGTGTTAAAACTGCGCCAATGGCTTATGGTGGCTTCTTAGTTGATCATAGTGGTACACCGCGTTTTTCTGCTGGTACTGATGAGGAACATGTTACTCACGTTTATTACACTGAAGGTAAAGGGGAAGATTGGCAGAAGTTTGGTGAAGAGATTAAGGGGGAGTATTACCCGCTAGGTTTTGCTGAAGATAACAACACTGTCTATGTTACAAAAAGTAGCAATGGTGGGCCTATGGGCTTATACGAATATGACATCACCACTAAAAAGTCGACCCTCCTGTATCAAAGTCAGCTTGCGAGCCCTTCACCATTAAGTGTTGACCTCAACCAGGTTTATGGCATTCGTGTCGATGAAGATTACCCCAGTTTTCACTTTCTGAATAAAGATTCGCTGGAGAGTAAACTACACCAAAAGTTAGTTGCCTCGTTCAATGGCGATACAGTAAGAATCACCAGCATGACGGCCGATAGAGGAAAAGCGGTATTGCATGTTTCTGGTGACCGCAACCCAGGTGAATTTTATTTGTATGATACTAAAACCAATAAAGCTGAGCATATGCTTAGCAGCAGAAATTGGCTAGATAAAAGCAAATTGGCACCAACAGAGCCCTTTAGAATTAAAACGCCTGATGGCTTAGTGCTCAATGGCTATATGACATTACCATTAGGTAAAAGTAATAATTTACCCACTGTGGTGATCCCCCACGGTGGCCCTCATGCCCGAGATTATTGGGGCTATAACGCTGACGCTCAACTATTAGCAAGTAGAGGCTATGCGGTAGTGCAAGTTAACTTTAGGGGCTCAAGTGGTTACGGTCAGGCATTTAAGGAGGCGGGTTACACCCAATGGGGCGCAAAAATTCAAGACGATATCCTACTAGCGACTAAATATGCGGTGCAAACTGGGGTCGCCGATAAAGAGCGCTTATGTATTTATGGTGTCAGTTTTGGTGGCTACAGTGCGCTACAAGCATCGATAAAAGAGCCTGATACTTTCAAATGCAGTATTGGCTATGTCGGCGTCTATGATCTACCTATGTTGTACGAAGAGGGAGATATGACTGATGCGACATGGGGGGAAGCTTATTTGGATAAAACCTTAGGAACAAATGAAGCCGAGTTGATTGCCCAGTCGCCGGTACATAATATCGATAAGCTTAAAGCGCCGGTGCTGATTGTTCACGGTGAAGACGATAACCGGGCTCATTTTGAGCATGCACTAGCGCTGCGCGATGCGCTCGATGAGCATAAGCACCCTTATGAGTGGTTAGTGAAAGATAAAGAAGGCCATGGCTTCTATAAAGAAGAAAATATCATTGAGGCAAACCATAAGATATTGGCTTTTTTAGATAAGTACATTGGTCATTAA
- a CDS encoding NYN domain-containing protein yields MKDKEKIALFIDADNAPAAKVDVILSELAKYGVVNIRRAYGNWKSSNIKPWEDVLHEYAIQPIQQFDLTKGKNATDIALVIDAMDILYTKDVDIICLVSSDCDFTPLVTRALADGKFLIGFGERKAPSAFVNSCSRFLYLDEYEQSVEGLPKFDKSLNKDNKLISLLRQAIEAVEEDDGWAMLGPIGSHISNQASFDQRNYGFKKLSDLFAAIDLFESKMTQGSVIWIRDIKRAKQQAKRLSS; encoded by the coding sequence ATGAAGGATAAGGAAAAAATAGCACTTTTTATTGATGCAGATAATGCGCCTGCTGCAAAAGTTGATGTGATCCTGTCAGAGCTGGCAAAGTATGGTGTCGTTAACATACGCAGGGCATATGGTAATTGGAAAAGCTCTAACATCAAGCCATGGGAAGATGTATTGCATGAATATGCGATTCAGCCTATCCAGCAGTTCGATCTCACTAAAGGCAAGAACGCCACAGACATAGCTTTGGTTATCGATGCTATGGATATCCTCTATACCAAAGATGTCGATATCATATGTCTGGTGTCATCTGATTGTGATTTCACTCCCCTAGTAACTAGAGCGCTCGCAGATGGAAAATTCTTGATTGGTTTTGGTGAGCGTAAGGCACCAAGTGCATTCGTAAACAGTTGTTCCCGCTTCCTATATCTAGACGAATACGAACAAAGTGTCGAAGGGTTACCGAAGTTTGATAAAAGCCTGAACAAGGATAATAAGCTTATTAGTCTTTTAAGGCAGGCGATTGAGGCTGTTGAAGAGGATGATGGGTGGGCTATGCTTGGTCCAATTGGTTCACATATCTCTAATCAAGCATCTTTTGATCAGCGAAACTACGGCTTTAAAAAACTAAGCGATCTCTTTGCTGCAATTGATCTGTTTGAATCGAAGATGACTCAAGGCTCAGTGATTTGGATACGTGATATCAAGAGAGCGAAGCAGCAAGCTAAGAGACTGTCATCGTGA
- a CDS encoding lipase family protein, protein MKNVIAQNALEIEMVNNLLSKQVPTYRQAYSDRTSWLMACFSELAYLRFNPLFTNNQQKELITTYLEEFTQKTKKSSLIKLLDIVGYDHKIEIERLGAELESLNAKLVKTFDSNGTQAILISTDKFITLAFRGTESTSVKDIKSDAKATTTKCDSGGNIHSGFKQAFEEVAIEIQHTLNQDEFKNKPLFITGHSLGGALATIAAKKLKHTGGMASCYTFGSPRVGDEKWISNIKTPLYRVVNAADCVTMMPPGSDTISAVSWLLGLIPQVGKSIRSYLLSKFGGYLHGGNMRYLTNCAGGSYDAVNLLYSVTFLYRIKMLFIKSLPWSKPLADHSITLYRKKLAIVATNKN, encoded by the coding sequence ATGAAAAATGTTATCGCACAAAATGCTTTAGAAATTGAAATGGTCAACAATCTCCTGAGCAAACAAGTACCCACTTATCGCCAGGCATATAGCGATAGAACATCATGGCTTATGGCTTGTTTTTCTGAGCTGGCCTACCTTAGATTTAATCCACTATTTACGAACAATCAACAGAAAGAATTAATCACCACATATTTAGAAGAGTTTACACAGAAAACTAAAAAATCTAGCCTTATTAAGCTATTAGATATCGTCGGTTATGACCATAAAATCGAGATAGAAAGGTTAGGTGCAGAATTAGAATCATTAAACGCGAAATTGGTTAAGACATTCGACTCCAATGGTACACAAGCAATTTTGATATCCACCGACAAGTTCATCACTCTTGCTTTTCGAGGTACTGAATCAACTAGTGTCAAAGATATCAAATCTGATGCTAAAGCAACAACAACGAAATGCGACAGCGGCGGTAATATACACAGCGGCTTCAAGCAGGCATTTGAAGAAGTCGCAATTGAAATTCAACATACACTAAACCAAGATGAATTTAAAAATAAACCACTTTTCATCACGGGTCACAGCCTAGGTGGGGCATTAGCTACAATTGCAGCGAAAAAATTAAAACATACTGGAGGTATGGCGTCTTGTTATACATTTGGCTCACCCAGAGTTGGTGACGAAAAATGGATATCCAACATCAAGACCCCCCTGTACCGTGTTGTAAATGCAGCTGATTGTGTAACTATGATGCCACCTGGATCTGATACAATTTCGGCTGTAAGTTGGCTACTGGGTCTCATTCCTCAGGTAGGTAAAAGCATAAGAAGTTATCTTCTATCAAAGTTTGGCGGATACTTGCATGGTGGCAATATGCGTTACCTTACAAATTGTGCAGGTGGCAGCTACGACGCGGTTAACCTGCTTTATTCAGTTACTTTTCTCTATCGTATAAAAATGCTATTCATTAAATCCCTGCCTTGGAGTAAGCCTCTGGCTGACCACTCTATAACCCTTTACCGTAAAAAATTAGCTATTGTCGCCACAAATAAAAACTAG
- a CDS encoding HNH endonuclease, with the protein MRPVSRPVYTGQLYVNYKSYLKPLIENFGGYCSYCERQDKLDVEHVAPKSKNLHLEVEWGNLLLGCPRCNRDFKKSKNDNREGYMWPDTHNTFGLLKYLEDGRVTPADGLADDIELIVQNTIELVCLDDKNQPQKTLNLARRRKFKSADIAKRKFVDGCQTLDEILLLAEEGFWSVWLTVFKDIDEVKEALLNHVSYPNTSGDLA; encoded by the coding sequence ATGAGGCCTGTTTCTCGTCCTGTGTATACCGGTCAACTATATGTAAATTACAAGAGTTACCTCAAACCACTCATTGAAAATTTTGGAGGCTACTGCTCTTATTGTGAACGGCAGGATAAACTGGATGTTGAGCATGTCGCGCCAAAGTCAAAAAATCTACACCTTGAAGTCGAATGGGGAAACTTATTGTTAGGTTGTCCAAGATGTAATAGAGACTTCAAAAAGTCAAAGAATGATAATCGTGAAGGGTACATGTGGCCAGATACGCATAATACGTTTGGGCTTTTGAAATATTTGGAAGATGGAAGAGTTACTCCTGCCGATGGTTTAGCTGACGATATTGAGCTGATCGTACAAAATACGATTGAATTAGTTTGTTTAGATGATAAAAACCAGCCTCAAAAGACACTGAATCTAGCTCGAAGAAGAAAGTTTAAAAGTGCTGATATAGCAAAAAGAAAGTTTGTTGATGGCTGTCAAACTCTTGATGAAATTTTGCTTTTGGCAGAGGAAGGGTTTTGGTCAGTTTGGCTTACTGTATTTAAAGATATAGATGAAGTGAAAGAAGCCCTGTTAAATCACGTATCTTACCCAAATACATCCGGTGATTTAGCTTAA
- a CDS encoding tyrosine-type recombinase/integrase, which produces MSKQIERHNISDKLYVYLQSNSKYWYCRFVLYGKWYAKATKKTDLNEAIAMAHRIYMDYEIRAETNTLIDSKRFKDVAEKAIDQMQSELMHGGGKVIYKDYIGALRKYHIPYFDRMFITSIDQEVVREFDKWRIEEFKRIPAKSTIQTHNAALQMVFKEAVVRKWMLPMQVPVLNSDGLTSQRRASFSKKEYEQTYDAIIKLEENSRKEKTRQIRELLLDYMEFAVHTGIRPGTEMENLTWGDINMETDEHNVVFYVTVTKGKTTKHTGTREIVCRDEIFSCIADLRERFPNRKPSDKLFRLGDGSTTKELGKAFDKALLDTGLKQSAHGVRTLYSLRHTYITWQLMSGEVSMEILAKQCGTSVQMIEQHYSHVVPKMFTRELSGVEVRKPKPKKKAASPTALAKSHARLAKQFNEWGLEYRKRGCI; this is translated from the coding sequence ATGAGCAAACAAATCGAACGTCACAACATCTCAGACAAACTCTATGTCTACCTTCAGAGTAACAGTAAATACTGGTACTGCCGCTTCGTGCTGTACGGTAAATGGTACGCCAAGGCCACAAAGAAAACAGATCTGAATGAGGCCATCGCAATGGCTCACCGTATTTATATGGATTATGAAATACGAGCCGAGACCAACACCTTAATCGACAGTAAACGCTTTAAAGATGTGGCAGAGAAAGCCATTGACCAAATGCAGAGTGAATTAATGCATGGCGGTGGCAAGGTCATCTACAAAGATTACATAGGTGCCCTGCGAAAATACCATATCCCCTACTTCGATCGCATGTTCATTACTTCCATTGATCAAGAGGTGGTCCGCGAGTTTGATAAGTGGCGAATTGAAGAGTTCAAACGTATACCAGCGAAGTCCACAATCCAAACTCATAACGCCGCTCTGCAGATGGTCTTCAAAGAAGCGGTGGTTAGAAAGTGGATGCTTCCTATGCAAGTCCCCGTACTCAATAGCGACGGCTTAACCAGCCAGCGGCGCGCCTCTTTTTCCAAGAAGGAGTACGAGCAAACTTATGATGCGATCATAAAGCTAGAAGAGAATAGCCGCAAAGAGAAGACACGTCAGATCAGAGAGTTGCTGTTAGATTATATGGAGTTTGCTGTTCACACAGGGATCAGACCTGGCACTGAGATGGAGAACCTAACCTGGGGGGATATCAACATGGAAACTGATGAGCACAATGTCGTTTTCTATGTGACGGTGACGAAAGGTAAGACAACCAAACATACAGGTACTAGAGAGATCGTGTGCCGTGATGAGATCTTCTCGTGCATTGCAGATCTACGTGAACGATTCCCCAACCGCAAACCTTCAGATAAATTATTCAGACTAGGCGATGGTTCAACGACTAAAGAGCTTGGCAAGGCATTTGATAAAGCACTCCTCGACACAGGATTAAAGCAATCAGCGCATGGTGTCAGAACGCTCTACTCGTTACGTCATACCTATATCACATGGCAATTAATGTCTGGTGAAGTGAGTATGGAAATACTGGCCAAACAGTGTGGTACAAGTGTTCAAATGATCGAGCAGCATTACAGCCATGTTGTTCCCAAGATGTTCACTCGTGAGCTATCTGGTGTTGAAGTAAGAAAGCCTAAACCTAAGAAGAAAGCAGCCTCGCCAACTGCTTTAGCTAAAAGCCATGCAAGGCTAGCAAAGCAGTTTAATGAATGGGGGCTTGAGTATAGAAAACGAGGCTGTATTTAG
- a CDS encoding YegP family protein, with amino-acid sequence MSTKFEIFKSTANNNFYFRLRAQNGETILGSEGYTTKDNCRNGIESVKVNSPLDSNYDRLIASNDQYYFNLKSSGNYQVVGTSELYVSTQGRDNGIESVKRNAPIADVVDLT; translated from the coding sequence ATGTCTACTAAATTTGAAATATTCAAAAGCACAGCTAACAACAATTTCTACTTCCGCCTTCGCGCACAAAATGGGGAAACTATCCTAGGTAGCGAAGGTTATACCACTAAAGATAACTGTCGAAATGGCATTGAATCTGTAAAAGTTAATTCTCCACTTGACTCTAACTACGATCGACTCATTGCAAGCAATGACCAGTATTACTTTAATTTAAAGAGCAGTGGCAACTACCAAGTGGTAGGCACTAGCGAACTTTATGTATCAACGCAGGGTCGTGATAACGGTATTGAGTCTGTAAAGCGCAATGCCCCAATAGCAGATGTCGTTGATTTAACTTAA
- a CDS encoding helix-turn-helix domain-containing protein has translation MSSKAEQAEVISSNIKKLREGKGWNQTKLASEASISGAALSKIEQGNGRVPTIVVMRKIASALKVQVNDITGEATEVTSEAEERNREFYRKWDVLDDLEQSDQEILRGMAERLKGITQRD, from the coding sequence ATGTCTAGCAAAGCTGAACAAGCAGAAGTCATTAGTAGTAATATAAAAAAATTAAGAGAAGGAAAGGGCTGGAACCAGACAAAGTTGGCTTCTGAAGCCAGCATTAGTGGAGCGGCACTAAGCAAAATTGAGCAAGGCAACGGTCGTGTACCGACTATTGTGGTTATGAGAAAGATAGCTTCAGCACTTAAAGTGCAAGTTAATGATATTACAGGCGAAGCTACTGAGGTCACCTCCGAGGCAGAGGAAAGGAATAGAGAGTTTTATAGGAAGTGGGATGTGCTAGATGATCTTGAGCAAAGTGATCAGGAGATTCTTCGAGGAATGGCAGAAAGGCTTAAAGGAATAACACAACGTGATTAA